A DNA window from Hydractinia symbiolongicarpus strain clone_291-10 chromosome 6, HSymV2.1, whole genome shotgun sequence contains the following coding sequences:
- the LOC130647343 gene encoding protein decapentaplegic-like, whose protein sequence is MKYRNITSKPILTILLFISIHYVTLTRTERRQMMPRLKEVSTDQLVNIYGNETQKSELLEETKINLIKEFGLRKNMLTIGTNLRRRMPHKFMRYLVEHFKDLRRTGKAAAANTIRGCTDLGNQRRKLVPFRHISFKFDVSEIPKDELTIFTELKVLMKVPKNLRHNSYTLTLYDVLPRRKDGAHKEPKLYRLRHKVIKIVPGQSERWITIDATESFLLAKSRNKKHVKLVLKAQPEGGLAIDPTLIGLNNNHAEETDKALLVIYGGDLSDAPARRRRRTKRGVSSPKQSKKSQKRRQKNGKKKKKGKNRNKKNRKNRKACRRKNMEVDFHQFGWTNWLFSPTKYNAYYCHGQCMYPIPSHLKPTNHAIIQSMMHDVERKIAPRPCCVPDEFEVLPFLLLDGSDRVVFKLKEGLIVKSCSCR, encoded by the exons ATGAAATATAGAAATATTACCAGTAAACCTATTTTaactatattattatttatctctATACATTATGTCACATTGACGAGGACTGAACGAAGGCAAATGATGCCGAGGTTGAAAGAAGTTAGTACGGATCAATTAGTGAATATTTATGGTAACGAAACGCAGAAAAGCGAGTTATtggaagaaacaaaaataaatttaataaaagaatttggtttaagaaaaaatatgttgACGATAGGAACAAATTTAAGAAGAAGGATGCCGCATAAATTTATGAGATACCTAGTCGAACATTTTAAAGATTTGCGTAGAACGGGAAAAGCAGCTGCAGCTAACACCATCCGTGGTTGCACAGACTTAG GAAATCAACGCCGAAAGCTTGTTCCGTTTCGTCACATATCATTCAAATTTGACGTATCAGAAATTCCCAAAGACGAACTGACTATATTTACCGAATTAAAGGTATTAATGAAAGTACCAAAAAATCTGCGACATAATTCGTACACACTAACATTATACGATGTTTTGCCAAGAAGAAAAGATGGTGCTCATAAAGAGCCAAAACTATATCGACTTCGACACAAAGTAATCAAGATAGTACCAGGCCAATCAGAACGTTGGATAACAATCGACGCAACTGAATCTTTTCTGCTCGCAAAATCACGAAATAAAAAGCATGTTAAACTTGTTTTAAAGGCGCAGCCAGAGGGCGGTTTAGCGATAGATCCTACACTCATTGGATTAAATAATAACCATGCTGAAGAAACGGATAAAGCTTTATTAGTTATATACGGTGGAGATTTGTCGGACGCTCCTGCGAGGAGAAGAAGACGAACGAAACGTGGGGTATCATCTCCAAAACAGTCTAAAAAGTCTCAAAAGCGACGACAAAAGAacggtaaaaaaaagaaaaaggggaaaaatagaaacaaaaagAACAGGAAAAATCGAAAAGCATGCAGAAGAAAGAATATGGAGGTTGATTTCCATCAGTTTGGGTGGACTAATTGGCTATTTTCACCCACCAAATACAATGCGTATTATTGTCACGGACAATGTATGTATCCTATACCAAGTCATTTAAAACCTACGAACCATGCTATAATACAGTCTATGATGCACGATGTGGAAAGAAAAATTGCACCACGGCCGTGCTGTGTACCCGACGAGTTCGAAGTTCTTCCTTTCTTACTGTTAGACGGTTCAGACAGGGTTGTATTTAAATTAAAAGAAGGGTTGATTGTTAAAAGTTGTTCGTGCAGGTGA
- the LOC130647238 gene encoding tereporin-Ca1-like yields MKILYCFLLFCLIGTLLCEHSEKKHEKEKGRRVKRFAITALLGSALISGASLIGTTVTGLKSSSYSVAVSGSVENYSKWTLKLQTCEIRSGYMNTPLRTIVPGYREGFASHKTGDTATGSYVRCTFDPMNGDLIHIMYSAPYSFDFHSNWLGFAICPKSSSECRSITADKMYYEKTRYAKIKEYYRSVSQLRTCGTHFCMTGTMGTSHKPELDIRVYPTDYESLSTAVKKSSAKSRWSKGDYESFVNSM; encoded by the coding sequence ATGAAGATTCTTTATTGCTTTCTACTGTTTTGTTTAATTGGTACGTTGCTGTGTGAGCATTCAGAAAAGAagcatgaaaaagaaaaaggaagaagAGTAAAAAGATTTGCCATTACTGCTCTTTTGGGATCTGCTCTTATTTCTGGTGCATCTTTAATTGGAACCACAGTTACCGGATTGAAATCATCGTCGTACAGCGTGGCTGTCTCCGGTTCAGTTGAGAATTACAGCAAATGGACATTGAAACTCCAAACATGTGAGATCAGGTCAGGTTACATGAACACACCTCTTCGAACAATCGTTCCTGGTTACAGAGAAGGATTTGCCAGTCACAAAACAGGTGATACCGCCACGGGCTCCTACGTAAGATGCACATTTGACCCAATGAATGGAGACTTGATCCATATCATGTATTCTGCTCCATATTCTTTTGATTTTCATTCCAATTGGTTAGGGTTTGCCATTTGCCCCAAAAGTAGTTCAGAATGTCGATCAATCACAGCTGACAAAATGTACTACGAGAAGACAAGGTATGCAAAGATAAAAGAATATTATCGAAGTGTCAGTCAGCTACGTACTTGTGGCACTCACTTTTGCATGACAGGAACAATGGGAACCAGCCACAAACCAGAGTTGGATATCAGAGTATATCCAACAGATTACGAAAGCCTTTCAACAGCTGTGAAGAAATCATCTGCAAAGAGCAGATGGTCCAAAGGAGATTACGAAAGCTTTGTTAACAGCATGTAA